The window ATCCCAAACCCTGATTTAGGAATTAGATTTTAGGATAAAACTATTGATTGGGGATAAATATTAAActacttaattaattactaacATAATAATTATCATGAATAAGTAAGTGTAAGTGTGTAGCTAATAGGGAATTTTATTTACAGTATTTATGCTTTACATGATATGTTTCTCAATTTATACaagcttaattttatttttataaagttatgCTTACAGGACTTTAGACTTTTGAAAAGGTtgtatataagttttttttctcaatCACAGTTTTTATCCTTTAGCTACATTACTCTCTATTTCTGACCTCTCTTACACCATCTTTCGGAGTGAAGCAAATATTACCATGAAGAGGGCCTAGACTTGAGATATGTTGAGTAGGATCGAGGATCAACTTTATCATGATTCGCATCCAAGAGATCTTTATCTTCTGATTGAATTTCAGCATGTACTAATAAAGGTCTTTTGTATTTTGCTAGTGTCAACAATCCTTCCTATAGAAAAAACATTGAGATAGGAATTTTAAGACAAGTTCACTTGTATAAGAATATCTTTTCacacaaataaataagagaaatctTTGAGGACATAAATCTGAGAACTGAATACAGATTTAGCAGTCCTAAGAAAATTGGCGATCACATGTAAACCACAAACAAAGAACTAACCTTGATATGATTGGCGGTTGTCATTGGGAAATCATTGATACCTGAAGGACACATAAACGACTacagaaggaaaaaaaaaactattagcTTATGCTTGATACTGACCACCATTAAGAAGTAATTTCAAATGCTTCATATTggaaagagattttttttaatatgaccCGTTACATGCAGAAAAAAGAGAGCATAAGGTGAACAGATATTGTAAATAACTTGTAACATgtgataacaaatattttatgcTCCAAGTCTAGTGTTCCCACACCAAATCACTGTaatgacttttatttttttccttgtCATATATTCTACTGAAGGTTATCGTAATAGTACTCTATCTGTTCTCTTTTTTTTAAGTGGtccaaatattttattccaTTAGTATGCCAATAGTACGTATTGTTCTCATATCGAAACTTATTCCAATTGAACTATAAATCAAAACCAAATTGGATGTATGAAAGAAACTGGTGCAGCAATAAATTGATTGGAAATAATTGCCTctattgataaattttatagACCATGGATGAGATTTTTTGTCGCTTTTCTTAGACCACTATCTCTACAGTCTTAAACAACTCTTTCCTGTTAGAAAACTTTAGCCCAAGGAAGTGTGACTGCAGAATTTATAATCgctctctttaaaaaaaatagacaagcagaattttcttgcaatgaccaagggcttgtttgatgtagggttatttgggttaaatcagattatttgaaaataatattgttcaTGATAAAGTGGATCATTTGAGTCAAATGACCAAAACACCCTttagtatttgatattttaaagtgttagaaataagaaaataaaggtatattattttaactaatgaTTTGATGGAATAATTTATAGGATGTTGGATTTAAtgcaaataacccacatcaaacaaatcCTAAAATTCTACCAGGGTCTTTAGTCAGTTCCAAACAACCAAATATAGGTCCAAATTTTGAAAAGCAATGCACCATGTTTATACTTTTAGCAGGTGAACTTTcattaataagtaaataaccGCCCTGGGAACAAAATTATTACATAGAAAGGCAATAACTTCAATTAGATACCTTCAAACCAAGAACACCAGCGTTTAAAAGCCCCTCCAGCATACTGGAATTGAAGGCATTCTCAGGAACAAGACCACCCCAAAAACCTACAAATATGGACTTTAGCAAATACAAGCTCTTGAAATGTGAAAAGTGAGATCACACACAAGGTTCAAGAGCATACCAACATCAACAAAGATCCTCTTTGATGCTGCCTTTAACTGTCAGTAGatgaaaaatacatatttaGATCTCATGACAACTAAGCATTAAAGGCTTTGTCTTGTCTAATGAACATATGATGCTACCTTTTCTTGTCTACAAATGACCTTCTTGGTAAAGAAAATTTATTCAAAAGGTTTATAAtaacatagttttttttttttaattatataataacataatttgATTATACATGACGTATCggttttgaaaaagaaaaaaaaaacattcatacACACTGGAAACCTAAGGGCTGATAAGATTTAAATTCCATAATGAAGAATTAACTGGTCATCAGCAATACCTTGAGTTCAAATGTTTCTGCAGAAACTGTTGACGGGTGACTGTTAAGGGGCATATCAATCAATGTTGTTAAACCACCTGCCAAGCATTcatttattggaaaaaaaatataagttgaaCTTCTCCTAAAGAATTTTCAGAATGCAATTTGATTAATCATGAGAAAGgtgtaaaaagaataaatagatATAGCATGTGGTTCCTTTTACCCATATAGGATATAAGTAGTCCTTAGAAgaatagataaatataaatttctaatttctCAGTCATCATATAAAGCAAATCTTTTTTGTAAACGACATGATCAATTGATATATCCCTTTCACTTGTCGAGGTTCTTTTGGCATTGCCTTTGTCTTCGTGGTGTACGTTTCTGTTATTAGGCATGAGAGTAGCCTAATTCTACTCTCAATTTTTTGTGTGAATACAATTATTACCCctataaaaaaaagaatctttatgcaaattttttttttaagtaaaaaaaactttgtCCAAAATTAACATGAGAATTTACTAACCAGCAGCTGCTGCTCTAGTCCCTGAAGGAAACCCTTCCCATTCTTCTCTTCCAGGATCGTCAAGATGAACATGCCTGCATTAAGGCAATATCTATATTACTGAAATGGTTCAACCATGATAATAATCTCAATAATCTATATTATTCCTAAAATATGAAAACTGAAGATTATATGTGTggaaaatcaaaaaaaaaaatgtgggGAAAATCATTTCTATATTGCTCTTCATCTTCCAGGTGTTAACTCGGTTTGTTGTACGAGGACTCATATTCTAAATGATATAGcaacaaaaaaatatgagttatctttctttttttcacatgtataaaatatagtggaatctcaaatatattaaattttctcACATTTCTCAAAAGGCTAAGAAGGATTAAGGCATTAGGTGTATGGAAGCTGAAGCAACTAGAGCATGTTCACAAcactatttctttctttctcataGAAAATTGTAGAGATTACTAGAAAAGATGATAGGTGCAAGAAAACTGGCCTATTTAAGTCGATTGGGAACCCTTGCACAAACTTGGAACATGTAAGGATGGTGTTCCAACTGACAAGGGGAGATATCAACATCTTGTGGATGACTCATTTGTCTCATGCTAAATCATACATTGGGCCTGCTTACATTGTTCTACCCAACTTGTAGGGGAGTGaagaattaattatattagcCCTTTCGGTAATTTGCTTCGTTCTCCAGGGAATCAATGATGCATTCTCTCTTTTGTGGAACTCCATTCCTTATCATGGAACTTCACATTAGTTTTATGATGCATTATCTCTTTTGTGTATAAATTCATTTGTTCATTGTAATGTAACAGTCACTTGAAGAATACCAAGAAGGAGAGATGGAGGAACATGAGATAGGGATAAACGAAACAAGAAAGAACTGAAAGGCCAACAAAGATGGAATGGAACCAGGGGTCTTTTAACATAGAACATATTGTTCCAAAGGATAAACTGGTCTTCTTTGTCAAGAAAAGaacatgaaaaattataaaaaaaaaaacattgttcCATGAGCTTTAAAGAGAAACATATATACCTTTGTCTTCCAAGAAAAGTATTTTAATCCTATGCATTGTAAGAAAGTTTTAGCCTTAGAAACAAGGAACTTTTCAGAAAGGTATAAACTTCTTTAGTTAACACAcccttattttttaatagaacaaaaaaaatcttatcaCAAAGATGAGTGTAAGTTGATAGTTTAATATGCTATCTAGCAATTATGCATTCTTCATTTTAAACAGATCCCTGGTGACTGTTTTTCTAATAGCCACATTATTGGGGTCGGTGCTCTCTGATTTTGTTGTTTGAGATGACGTGTGTTTCTGACGTTAGGTTCCTTGTTTTAGATGGGTGAGGGCTAGCTTAATGTCTGATCAATTTTTCCTTCACCCCCTTGTTCTTCCTCTTTCATTGTACTATCAGGAATTATGTGCTTTATTTGGTTGTAATATTTCTACGGTCAACAAGATCATTGTGTTTACAGTAGCTTTAACGAAGTTTTTCCTTTCAGGAAAAATAAACACAGtctaaagaaaaaagaatactGTTGAGGACTATTAGAATGGTCTAAAGAACAACTAGAAAGGGCATATATACATCACTTAATTAAAATTGGAAGAACATGGAAATTCGTTCAACAAACAGATGGTTAAAGTTCCGATTCACGGCATATTAATAGAGCATTGTAAGGCTAGGCATGTTCAATCACAGAATCATCTATTCCTTAGAAGAGTGTAAGTCTATGTGCTTATCCATCTGTTATGTCTTTCTATGTCAATATGAATAGTTACGGTAACAGCTTCATTGACCTAACAATAACATATGGTGGAAGAAACAGATGCTGAAAGAAGCAATGGAAAGAAAGAGCAGAATCTTAAAAAGTCCAAACAAGTAAAGAAAGAATGATTAAATGGTTTGAGCAACTTACACATCAACCAAACCAGGGATTACAATAGAATCTCCATAATCAATCACCTTTTGATTCTTGTTCCTGGCCTTGTATCCTTCAAGCACAGATACAATAATCCCTCCTTTTATCTCAACTGtgtatttcaaattttgattcagaaagataacaaaacaaaatatcgtGTTTATATAATGAATAGTTGAATACATCTTTAGCAAACATTATCATATTCAGACTAGTTAGAAAACTGTGGTAACAATGAATACCTGTTAAAATGTCTTTTAAAAACATTACTTTGTTCTACTTCTACATGAAGTGATTAAAGAAAATTGAGGTGACCTGATCCTGAAATGACCCTTTTGGGAGTGACAATATTGTTGCTAACTATCCAGAAATGGCTGTCACCAAGGAGGCTGCACCCATTCTCTGATGGCTGTAACAAGGGTATTACAATTTTCATCaaaatatggcaatactaaccAAATGAAGATGCTCTAGGAGCAAAAGCCATTTACAAACacataattatttgatattttttggtGGTTTAATGGAGGCAAGAAACAGCTTAGCATTCTATTTTTTTGAAGAAGTAAGCTCGGACCAAACGTTCTGTGGTTTCATATTCTTGATGAAGGCTAGTACTTTCTTTATTTGAGAGAGCTAggataaaatttcttaaatttttaatgtCTGAAGTAAAAAACTGATTAGATGTAGTCTGTATGCATGCAAATGATGCAATCCCATACTTGTGAAGAGCAAAACGATAACCTTCCAAGTTCCTCTGAAATCAAGTAATTGATCAAATTCTCTCAGTAGTACAGGATATAGGACAATAGTAGCTTTATTTTTCTTGATAATGCATGAAACATAGTTTAAAACATTGAAATACATCATATACATTGATACGAACAGGGCAGAAAGATGAAAACCTTTTGAGAGCCCATCAAGTAGAACATCAGAGAGGAAAGAAGCAACACTAGAACCGGCAAAACCCTCCATTTCAGATCGTCCATATCTTCGTTCTATCTCTCTATCTATCAATCTCTCCGATTATAAGTATTCTCACGATTGATACCTTTTTCAGTGAGATATCTGGATTCTGAAATTTCCCTTAAATATTGAGCATACGATTTCCACTAGCCGCTGGGTGGATACCACACCAGAATCCGCAATTGGATTCACTTTATTCAATGTGCCGCCAAAGATGCTGACTGTCTTCTGTCTTCTGCAGTCGGCGTGATTAAAGTGCAAATTAAAGAATGTTAGAAGCTTAAATTATTAGattacttaataataataatatattttaatgaaacagaatattatatatattcttaatttagTATTGaaccttctatttttttttttttaagttcatatattataaatatgtaaaaaatcgtttaagccaCAAATCATCGTAATACGATATTGAAAATTCGATAATTTCTCTTCAATCAGATAGTCCcccaaaaattaatttgaatgataacccaaatatgtaggtttATTATATCAaccgcatcaatccaaacttctcaTCAACTACTCAAAGACTCAGACATCACCTAATATTCCACAAAACATTTCAAATATTAGTCATCTAtcgacaatacaaaaataagtggGTTGTTGATTCAACTTTTTCATGACTAGttataatacaacattttatcATGTACATATCATCCATTAGATTCCACCATAAATAACActccatccaaagaacgagatttttaataaaatctttgactctcaaaatttttccaacaaaaattatatgtaatcatcttagcgaacaacttcTAGCAATGCtccatatataaattatcaatatccAACGCATAACGTCTTTTTCATACGGTGACACTTATTTGCATCCTACCAAAAGTATAACTCTATTATGGGAGAGAATTttcataatgtttaattttcttatatatctAATTCGACTAATGAAACCACTAGaccgatgatcaaacatgttctTAATTGTGACATTTTTACATATAATAATGGAAGTAAACTCAAGATATGTCGTAGCTAAATTTTTGAAACTATAGTACTAGATGTCGTCCCAAATATTGAACATTTTATTAACCCTACTTTATATAaagaatttcatttttttaattaattgtatatatcttTATTCTTCacctctaaaaaaatatatatatatatattaaaatttataaatactgatattatgttaattttatttatgaaataatcaATCTTGGTTTAGATTGTCTTCTAATACATTCTTAATTTCCTCTTTTTATGTGGAAGATGAACATAAAATATGTACAATGCCTTTGAAAAGGATGGTGAtctttaaaaagttataatacaGTCTCCTGTTTAGAATTTCATGTATAATATGAGCATTTGTTATGCTTATGAGGTCcatgttatatattaattaaaaaaatcaatgagtAATTAAGTTGTATAAACTATGgttgtttatttgatttgaaatataaaatgttgtacattattattttgtttttttataataatatataaaatagatactattattaattaataatttaatttataatgttaaattataataatattaatgaaaataataataattaatatataaaaatgatattatatttattataataaatcaaaacaataataatataatatatattataataaatataaacatttgaattgtattaaatttattaaatattgagtataatttaaaatgtattatataatcatattaaaaaaataagaagaaaattaaaagaaataattcaaaagaactaaatatatataaatcagaAAATGGTGACAGCACAGCAAGTCGtgacaaaatttataaatgtaaataatagATAGAGCGacatttttaaatgtattttggataaatataaacttataacgttcaattatgtataaataactCAAATGATAAAGGCTACTTCATTTAAATAGCTAAATCTAAATTATtgattaatacatattttttaattacttttatatcACTCTTCAACCTCACCAATTTGTAATAAGAAAAATGGATGTTTATAATTTCCTAGCTTTTCCTATTCCCTGGCATTTGGTTTCAAAtctaaacaaattttttttttaatttttaaagacaTACTTATTAAATGTATATGCACAGACTACTCAAATTCACTTATAACTtcttattttaaagttatacatataaattacaGCTAATCAAATATTCAAATCCCTCTATACTAATATTAGTTGGCTTTCCCTTTTTGTTTAGGCACATAATGATCATTTGTTGtgtattgaaaattttgtacgagataatttttcaaattctgAATCTTGAATTAAAGGTTAAAAAAGTAAGTAATCATATccaataaacaattaaaaataaagttttttataCAACAATATTACCAT is drawn from Impatiens glandulifera chromosome 3, dImpGla2.1, whole genome shotgun sequence and contains these coding sequences:
- the LOC124931883 gene encoding allantoinase — encoded protein: MDDLKWRVLPVLVLLLSSLMFYLMGSQKPSENGCSLLGDSHFWIVSNNIVTPKRVISGSVEIKGGIIVSVLEGYKARNKNQKVIDYGDSIVIPGLVDVHVHLDDPGREEWEGFPSGTRAAAAGGLTTLIDMPLNSHPSTVSAETFELKLKAASKRIFVDVGFWGGLVPENAFNSSMLEGLLNAGVLGLKSFMCPSGINDFPMTTANHIKEGLLTLAKYKRPLLVHAEIQSEDKDLLDANHDKVDPRSYSTYLKSRPSSWEEAAIKELLTVTNNTRIGGPAAGAHLHVVHLSDASSSLDLIKKAKSNGDSISVETCTHYLAFSAEEIQDGDTRFKCAPPIRDAANRESLWEALMNGDIDMLSSDHSPTVPELKLLHEGNFLKAWGGISSLQFVLPVTWTYGRKYGVALEQLVSWWSETPAKLAGLDLKGSIAVGKHADLVVWDPEKEFDLDEDYPVHTKHPSISAYMGSRLSGKVMATFLRGNLVYEDGKHAPVACGNLILAEI